From the Deltaproteobacteria bacterium GWA2_45_12 genome, the window CATGACCAGAATCAGAATAATATATGATCATACTCATATCTAATCTGAATCCTTTCCCTATAAGCCTTAAACAATCTGGAAAAAGAAAATGAATTCAACATTTGAAAGGATTTTTTTATGAAAAACTCATCGCTTTACTTGGTCTTGTTCATTTCAATTTTTCTAAGCGCATGCGGCGGGGGTGGAAGTGGATCCGGCTCCAAAGATTTGGATGTTGATAACGATGGCATAGAAACCATCGCTGATTGTAACGATGCAGACCCATCCATTAATCCTTCTGCCACCGACCTTCCCGATGAAGATTTTTCCGATTCAAACTGTGACGGCATTGATGGGAACATTTCCAAGGGAATCTGGGTTTCAGCAACTGAAGGGAATGATTCTTTTACAGGAACAATCGATGCTCCAGTCCAGACAATCTCAAAAGCTTTGAGTTTGGCCGCCCTCCTTCCCGTATCAGACAGACAAGTCTATGTTGTTTCTGGAGCCTATGCCGAAGATTTGATCGTGGAAAATGACATCAATCTCTATGGAGGTTATGAATTACTTTCTTCCGGCACACGGGCACGCAATCTGACGAGTGCGCGGGCCAGCCTTTTGGGCGTTGATGGAGACAAAAAAGTGAACCTGACCTTTAATGGAACCACTTCTCCTGTCGATTTCACGGTACTCATCCAAAACGGCAACTCAACATTGGATGGTTTCATCCTAGACTCCGATAAAAGCGGCTTTGGCGTAATTTTAATCAATGCAGGTGGCAGCATAAAAAACTCCATACTTCAGGAGAAAATTCCGTTGGCTCCGCGTGATGTTAGCGGCCTTGTTGCCGTCATTATTGAAACCCTGGCCACCGAAAACAGGGTGGTATCTGTTTCCAAGAATCTGCTTACCATGACAGGAAATGGGTTGGCGGGAAACGGAAAAGATTTTGGTGTTGTGGCGTTGCCAGAAGATGCCGCGCTGAAAAATTTAAGTCTGAATGTTTCAGACAACACCTTTGATTCCGAGGGAGATGGCGAAGTGGCCATAGCCGTCTTTGGTGCGGACAATGATGACAACCCCAACGATGATCCCACAACCGATGCCCGTTCAGAAATCACCATGGTTGTGAAAAATAATTTCTTCTCCATGACATCAAGCCATAGTGTCTCCTCCGGTGTGGCAGGAGGGCTACTCATAGATGATGCCGTAGTTCCCGGTCCAAATTATTTCATTGAATCTGTTGAAGTAACCGGGAACGAATTTATCTATGATGGTGATGGAACAGGTGTGGGAGCTAGCATCGGACCTGCACGTGGACATTCGATTATCGCAAATAACGTGCTTTCCTTGGATACAAGGATGACAGGGGTTATCGGCATGACAAGCTTTATGAGTCACACCGATGTTTTTTATAATACCCTATCCGTTGATTTGAACGGTAAAAATTCTTACGGACTGCTTTTCATGGGCGATGACAGTCTCCTCAATTACATAAATCAGACCCCAGGATCGGTAACAAACAATATTTTCAGTTTAAAATCCGTATCCTTTGCGGCTTGTGGATTAATAGGTGTGTTAGAAATGATGAAAGCAACGGCGGATGCAAACGTAAACATGGCAAGTCCCTCCGAATTCAAAAACAACGATATTTTTGTTACAGGGGATTGCACTACAGAAATACTCTATTCAGATATCCAGACAGTAAGCCCCCCAGGAACCAGGCTGGATATCAACTCCATCAATAATCTAAACAATAAATTGGGATTCAGGCCCGATGACCCAACCGTGTTTTCCAACAATATTTCCGAAGATCCCCTGTTTACAAATACCATAGCGGGAGATTTTACCCTGACAGGTGCCTCACCTGCATTAGATAGTGGTTTAATGTTTGAGGCCGGTTGGAAAGATATTACAGGAACTCTCCGCCCCCAAGGCCCCGAAGTAGATATGGGCGCTTATGAGAAGTGACCTATTGAAAATCTGAAATACTTGCATGTCGGAGGAAATAAAAAAAATAATGATTTCTGTATTTTAAAAAGTAACTGCTCCGTCATGCGTTTTTCTTTTTTCATTGGGATTCTCCTCGGCTGAATGGATCATTTCACCAATCAAATCTGCCGCCCACCGATAAACATTATTCTCGGTAACTTGAGCCTTCATCCGCGCCATTCGACGTTTTTGTTCGTCAACTGGCATTTCAAGCGCGATCCTGATGGTTTCGGCAAAATCGGCTCGTGCATGGGGATTGATTTGTAATGCCTCTTGAAGCTCCCTGGCTACCCCGGCAAATTCAGACAAAATCAAAACACCATCACCTGATTCCCTGGCCGCAACAAATTCTTTTGCCACAAGATTCATGCCATCAGCCAGAGAGCTTACAAGACAGGCATCGGCCATTCGAAGAAAAGTGTAAACGGTTTGGGCATTGTGATGATCTTTGAGCAATAAAATAGGCTTCCAACCCCGACTGCGATGTTTCCAGTTGATTTCATCTGCCATTTCCTCAATTTGTTTTACCAATTCCCGATAGGAAGGAATATGAACCCGTGAAAGAGCGGCTAATTGAACAAAAACAACTTTTTCCTTGTAGGCGGGATGTTTATCAAAAAACCTGTCAATGGCTCCCAGTCGCTCCGGGATCCCCTTGGTATAATCAAGCCGATCGACACTCACGACAAGACGAACTTTTTTCAAATCATAATCTTCACGATACTTTGAGGCTTGTTTAAGAAATTCGTCCTCTTTTAAGGTTTGCCTTTCGGTCCAGGGCTGCACACCAATGGGAAAAGGTTTTACAACTGTTGCGCTGTTTTCCTGAAGTACCGCAAAACGATCCCAATCAATTCGGACAGGGAGCAAGCTATTCACTGTATCAAGGAAATTATTACAATACGATTGCAGGTGAAAACCGATGAAGTCAGCACCAAGCATCCCTTCCAGAATTTCCCTTTTCCAGGGGCAAACCTGAAAAGATTCGGGGTTTGGCCATGGAATATGCCAGAAAAGACCAACGACTGCATCGGGACGCCGTTCCTTGATGAGTTTGGGCAAAAGGGTAAAATGATAATCCTGAACCAGGATAAACGGTCTTTCTTTTTTACATTCGGCGACAATTTCATCAGCAAACTTTTGATTCACCTTATTGTAGAGGCTCCAATCTTTTTCTTCAAAGAGGGGCCGGTGATGTGTGAGATGACAAAGGGGCCAGAGGGCTTCATTTGAAAATCCATAGTAATATCCTTCCTCTTCTTCCTTGGTGAGGGCAATTCTCTTTAAAGTGTAGGAAGGTGCCTCGGGAGGGACCAGAACTTTGCCCTCCGAATCAGTAACTCCCCAATCTGCGTCGCCCGCTCCATGCGCAATCCAGAGCCCTGAGGTCGCTTTTAAAACGGGGTCAAGCGAAGTCACAAGCCCGCTAGCCGGGATGATGACTCTTACTTGTCCTTGTTCTTTCACGTGCATATATGGTTCGCGGTTTGAGACAACGATCAGTTTCTTATTTCCCATGAGGGTCACGGCGTGGGCCTTGAGGCGGGCGGGCGTCCAAAGATTGGCAACTTGTTTTTCTTGAGAAACTTCGTGAGCCGTTTCTCGGGCAGAACGAAGGCGTGCCGTAAGTTTCTCAACCTCCCGCGCCACAGGCTTTAAAAGAGATTCTGTCGGCGGAGGAGTTGCCATATCCTTCTCCAACTTCATCCAACCCAAAAGTTTATAAATGGATTTTTCAAATAACCGCCTCGAAATCAAATAAGTCATGGCTGAAATAAAAAAAGCAAGAATGGCAAAACTCAGTGTTGTCCAGGCGATCAGAGAACGGATACGTTCATTGATGTAAGAGGCCTCGTGAACTATTGTCAAAGTGCCAATCAGGTTTTGATTTTTATCTTTCAATGGGTAGGTCAAGGTATGAAGCGTCATTCCGCTTTCTTCATGAAGAAAAACTTTCTCGATATTTTCCGACCCTGATCCGGTTTCATCACCGGCAATAAATCCTTCACAATTGCCAATATCGGAAAGGGCCAATGATCGCGCAACAATTTTTCCATCAACACCACACAAAAGGATTCCCATCGTCCTGCCCTGCCCTGCAAGACGTTCAGCAAGATCTTCCTCGTCTCCCGCTGGTGGATTTTTCAAAAACCGCATGCCTGCAGGAGCCAAGCTTTTGGCAATGATGCGTGCCCGACGATTGAGATCGTCCATAAGCATTTCTTTCTCCTTGGTCACACGAAAATAAGAAAAACCAAGAATCCCAAAAAAACAAACAATGATCAAAGAAATGGTAATGGTCAAAATATACCGTTTCATGGTGAACTCCTTCTTGATTTATACTCCCTCTTCTATGCCATAACGCATTAAAATTGCTCTTCTCTTAGTTTCTCGAGATTTTTTTTGATAGCCTCACGTACTCTCCTGATTTTTTCTTTAAGCCACTCTTTTTCTCCAGGAATGGCCACAGGGTCTTCCAGGGCCCAGAGAATTTTTTTGCGCCCCTTGAGTATTGAGGCAGCCTCCCAAGCCGGTTCGGCAAGCACAATCACCAGATCAAAATGATTATCAGAGACAGCAGCTAGCTGTTTGGAATAATGAGAGGAAATATCTATGTTGATTTCACGGGTCACTTCAACAGTAAGTTCATTCAAACTTCCCCGATGCACACCGGCACTTTGAATCTCAAAGCTTTCCGGAAACAGGGTACGTGCTATACCTTCCGCCATCTGGCTTCGGCAGGCATTGTATTCACAGATAAAAAGTATTTTCATTGTTGAATGTTTACTAAGGATAGTCCGAATTTTCAAGCATCAACTGCCTTTCCCAATCCTGAAGATTGGATAAGAACACACACCTAAAACACTGGGCAATCCCATGGAATTATAATATATGTCCCGCCGGACTATTGAAAATAAAGGGGGTATCATGAAATTTGTCCTGCACTCCGTCAAAAAAATGAGTAAAACCGAAACCGCGGGTGGCATTATACTCTTGCTGGTCACCATAAGTGCGCTTTTCTGGGCCAATTCTCCGTGGTCACAAAGCTATTTCGATCTTTGGCATACGTCCTTTAACATCGGCATCGGTTCGTGGATCTTGGACAAACCAATCCATCACTGGATCAACGACGGACTGATGGCGATCTTTTTTTTTGTTGTCGGACTCGAAATCAAAAGGGAAATTTTGGCTGGAGAGCTCTCATCTCTTAGGCAGGCGATTCTCCCTTTGGCTGCCGCCATTGGTGGAATGCTGGTTCCAGCCTCTCTTTACCTTCTTTTTAACATGGGAAAATCGGGAGCCGCCGGATGGGGAATTCCCATGGCCACCGATATCGCCTTTGCCATTGGCGTCTTGACCCTGATGGGGAAAAAAATTCCTTTACCCCTGAAAATTTTTCTGACGGCCTTGGCAATTGTGGATGATCTGGGTGCGGTTTTAGTTATCGCTTTTTTTTACACCTCTTATATCTCGTGGGCCAATCTGGGCATTGGAGTTCTCTTTTTGGGGCTTCTCATGGGTGCTAACCGGGCGGGAATCCGCCATCCACTGGTTTATGCCCTCTTAGGGATAGGAGGCCTATGGCTTGCCTTTCTTTTATCAGGGGTACACGCCACTATTGCCGGTGTTCTTGCCGCTTTCACCATTCCCGCACGTACGCGTATCGATGAATCGGAATTCTTGGTCAGAAGTCAGGGATTCTTAAAAGAATTCGAAAAAGCTTCTTCCAATAAGCTTGCTTTTAAAACCAGCTCCCAACAGGCAGCATTATCAGGATTGGAGGAGAGCACCGAACAAGTACAACCCCCACTTCAGCGTCTAGAACATGCCCTTCAACCTTGGGTCATTTTCCTCATACTGCCCTTGTTTGCCCTGGCAAATGCGGGGGTTTCCCTAAAAGGTGATCTTTTCACGACGATGAAACATCCGGTGACCATGGGCATCATCGTTGGCTTGGTTATCGGAAAACCGGTCGGCATCTTCCTGTTTTCATGGTTGGCAGTAAAAACCCGTGTAGCAGTCTTACCCAAAAATATCGGATGGAAAATGATTTTTGGCGTAGCCTGCTTGGGTGGAATCGGCTTCACAATGTCACTTTTCATCTCGGGTCTGGCCTTTGGTGAATCATCGCTTACATCCTACTCGAAAATTGGGATTCTGATGGCCTCAACACTCGCAGGTATCATTGGCTGGATTTTCCTAAGGATAGGAACCTCTAAAAATTCATTCCTTGGAAAAATGCTCCGATGAATTCGCCCACTGACATTTCGAAAAAAAAATTAAGCGAACTGGCGGCCCTGTTTCTAAAACTCGGAACCATTGCTTTCGGAGGCCCGGCGCCCCACATCGCCATGATGGAGGAAGAAGTGGTAAGGCGCAAAAAATGGCTTTCCCACGATGATTTTCTCGATCTTTTGGGGGCAACAAATCTGATCCCCGGGCCTAATTCAACCGAAATGGCCATCCACATCGGTCACCGGAGAGCAGGCTTTGTCGGGCTTATTGTTGCCGGCCTGTGTTTTATTTTTCCCGCAGTCATGATCGTCTGGAGCATTGCCTGGGCCTATGTGCGCTTCGGCAC encodes:
- a CDS encoding Na+/H+ antiporter NhaA, which encodes MSRRTIENKGGIMKFVLHSVKKMSKTETAGGIILLLVTISALFWANSPWSQSYFDLWHTSFNIGIGSWILDKPIHHWINDGLMAIFFFVVGLEIKREILAGELSSLRQAILPLAAAIGGMLVPASLYLLFNMGKSGAAGWGIPMATDIAFAIGVLTLMGKKIPLPLKIFLTALAIVDDLGAVLVIAFFYTSYISWANLGIGVLFLGLLMGANRAGIRHPLVYALLGIGGLWLAFLLSGVHATIAGVLAAFTIPARTRIDESEFLVRSQGFLKEFEKASSNKLAFKTSSQQAALSGLEESTEQVQPPLQRLEHALQPWVIFLILPLFALANAGVSLKGDLFTTMKHPVTMGIIVGLVIGKPVGIFLFSWLAVKTRVAVLPKNIGWKMIFGVACLGGIGFTMSLFISGLAFGESSLTSYSKIGILMASTLAGIIGWIFLRIGTSKNSFLGKMLR